A region of Acidimicrobiia bacterium DNA encodes the following proteins:
- a CDS encoding response regulator transcription factor yields the protein MGSWAWKPVANYEQALTAEPNEGWAGAIIAADTDLSAALSFCRNLRQGDNPLKPVLFLVKATQLGDLAWRDELFDDFILTPLRPEELQARLQHLFWRTGRGTRPELIEYGPLTLNTETYQAALDGRPLDLTYMEYELLKFLTSRPGKVFTRETLLSEVWGYDYFGGARTVDVHVRRLRAKLSEEHANLIQTVRSVGYRFGQSRWGL from the coding sequence ATGGGCTCGTGGGCTTGGAAGCCGGTGGCCAACTACGAACAGGCCTTAACCGCCGAACCCAACGAAGGCTGGGCCGGGGCAATAATTGCCGCCGACACCGACCTGTCGGCCGCCTTAAGTTTTTGCCGGAACCTACGCCAAGGCGACAACCCGCTAAAACCTGTGTTGTTCCTGGTTAAGGCAACCCAACTCGGCGACCTCGCTTGGCGCGACGAACTCTTTGACGATTTTATTTTAACCCCGCTGCGGCCCGAAGAACTCCAAGCCCGCCTACAACACCTTTTTTGGCGCACTGGCCGAGGCACCCGCCCCGAACTCATTGAGTACGGCCCCCTTACCCTCAACACCGAAACCTACCAAGCAGCCCTAGACGGACGGCCGCTTGACCTGACCTACATGGAATACGAACTCTTGAAGTTCTTAACCTCGCGCCCCGGCAAAGTCTTTACCCGCGAAACGCTACTCAGCGAAGTATGGGGCTACGACTACTTTGGTGGTGCCCGCACCGTCGACGTGCACGTACGTCGTCTGCGAGCGAAACTCAGCGAAGAACACGCCAACTTGATTCAAACAGTGCGCAGCGTGGGTTACCGGTTTGGGCAATCCCGCTGGGGGCTTTAA
- a CDS encoding deaminase: MSKPVGPYTPIMRAGDLLITSGQIGIADGALVEGGMTAQLNQALENLEQVLATAGATMADVVKTTVFLVDMADYAVMNDLYCAAFGDHRPARSAVAVAALPLGAQVEIEAQAYLG; the protein is encoded by the coding sequence ATGTCGAAACCTGTTGGCCCTTATACCCCGATTATGCGTGCCGGTGATTTATTGATCACCAGCGGCCAAATAGGTATTGCGGATGGTGCTTTGGTTGAAGGCGGCATGACTGCTCAGCTAAACCAGGCTTTAGAAAACCTTGAACAGGTACTGGCCACGGCCGGAGCCACCATGGCCGATGTGGTCAAAACCACCGTATTTTTGGTGGATATGGCCGACTACGCCGTCATGAACGATTTGTACTGTGCGGCTTTTGGCGACCATCGCCCGGCTCGTTCTGCTGTGGCGGTTGCTGCCTTGCCGTTGGGTGCGCAAGTAGAGATTGAAGCGCAGGCTTACTTGGGTTAG
- a CDS encoding iron-sulfur cluster assembly accessory protein: protein MITLTESATTKVGELLATEDEEGLALRVAAKPGGCSGPSYEMFFDTDQATDDLEEAYGTVRVVVDPASAELLVGAVLDYQEGLEQSGFSINNPDASHSCGCGKN from the coding sequence ATGATTACTTTGACCGAAAGTGCAACAACCAAAGTGGGCGAGTTGTTGGCCACCGAAGACGAAGAAGGCTTGGCCCTGCGGGTAGCTGCCAAACCGGGCGGTTGTTCAGGACCCAGTTACGAAATGTTTTTCGACACCGACCAAGCAACCGACGACCTTGAAGAGGCCTACGGGACGGTGCGAGTAGTCGTTGACCCAGCCAGCGCCGAACTTTTGGTAGGAGCGGTTTTGGATTATCAAGAGGGTCTTGAACAATCAGGGTTTTCTATCAACAACCCGGATGCTTCTCATAGTTGCGGTTGCGGAAAAAACTAG
- a CDS encoding MRP family ATP-binding protein — protein sequence MATLPTPEEIMGLLRGVIDPELGSDIVDLGMARQVTVSPQGEVNITIALTTSGCPLRSQIQRDARARVIDLPGVTRVRFTWAELNAEEKAAAMAKARWNVAQDAPDTEIPITCRVLMVASGKGGVGKSSVTVNLAASLAHRGFTVGVMDADIWGYSVPRMLGAEGRLEANAEKGQITPQELPCGDGRIKIVSMGFLVDNEETALMWRGLMLNRAVQHFCQDVTWGALDYLLIDMPPGTGDVQMGLAKMLPRAEMIVVTTPALAAQKVAVRVANMGRANYLRVVGVIENMSAYITDDGRHHALFGVGGGSALAEDIGAPLLGSIPLDASVASGGDTGQPVALGAGPAAEAYQAIVELLVTEAAPPLDMAGCSARLLDAASAALDEAGL from the coding sequence GTGGCCACTCTTCCAACTCCTGAAGAAATCATGGGTTTGCTTCGTGGGGTAATCGACCCCGAGTTAGGGAGCGACATCGTTGACCTCGGCATGGCTCGCCAAGTCACCGTGTCGCCGCAAGGTGAAGTCAACATCACCATCGCCCTCACCACTTCTGGCTGCCCGTTGCGTTCCCAAATTCAGCGCGACGCTCGAGCCCGAGTGATTGACCTTCCGGGAGTAACCCGGGTGCGTTTTACTTGGGCCGAACTGAACGCCGAAGAAAAAGCTGCCGCCATGGCCAAAGCCCGCTGGAACGTCGCCCAAGATGCCCCAGACACCGAAATACCCATTACCTGCCGGGTCCTTATGGTGGCCTCCGGAAAAGGCGGGGTAGGAAAATCTTCGGTCACCGTCAACTTGGCTGCCTCGTTAGCCCACCGAGGCTTCACCGTGGGGGTTATGGACGCCGACATTTGGGGCTACTCGGTGCCCCGCATGCTGGGTGCCGAAGGCCGCCTCGAAGCCAACGCCGAAAAAGGCCAAATCACCCCGCAAGAACTGCCCTGTGGTGACGGGCGCATAAAAATTGTTTCTATGGGGTTCTTAGTAGACAACGAAGAAACCGCTCTCATGTGGCGAGGCCTCATGTTGAATCGGGCCGTCCAACACTTTTGCCAAGACGTCACCTGGGGCGCACTTGACTACCTGCTTATTGACATGCCGCCCGGCACCGGAGACGTACAAATGGGTTTAGCTAAAATGCTGCCCCGAGCCGAAATGATCGTGGTGACCACCCCGGCCTTAGCGGCCCAAAAAGTAGCGGTACGAGTGGCCAACATGGGGCGAGCCAACTACCTGCGAGTGGTCGGAGTTATAGAAAACATGAGCGCTTACATAACCGACGATGGGCGACACCATGCACTGTTTGGCGTGGGCGGCGGCTCGGCGTTAGCAGAAGACATTGGGGCGCCACTTTTAGGCAGCATCCCCTTAGATGCCTCTGTGGCCTCCGGTGGCGACACCGGCCAACCGGTGGCCTTAGGTGCCGGACCGGCCGCTGAGGCCTACCAAGCCATCGTGGAACTTTTGGTTACTGAGGCAGCACCGCCGCTCGACATGGCAGGGTGTAGCGCCCGGCTGCTCGATGCCGCCAGCGCAGCGTTAGATGAAGCCGGGCTTTAA
- a CDS encoding FxsA family protein: MLFSLLIILFLAIPFVELWVLLQVADSAGLGNTIFLLALVSIVGAWLVRREGLGVLRRAQKELAEGNLPGRQLVDGLLVLFGGALMLTPGFFTDALGFTMLFPPTRFFYRAILSRRLLRRAGGSMGETTGGVQWVYSERHDEPLEVREIKNPETKG; the protein is encoded by the coding sequence ATGTTGTTTTCGTTACTCATTATTTTGTTTTTGGCCATCCCCTTTGTTGAGCTCTGGGTGCTGCTACAAGTAGCTGATTCAGCGGGTTTAGGTAACACTATTTTCTTGTTGGCTTTGGTCAGCATCGTGGGGGCATGGTTGGTGCGCCGTGAAGGGCTCGGGGTGCTGCGGCGGGCTCAAAAAGAATTGGCCGAAGGCAACCTTCCGGGCCGCCAATTGGTTGATGGCCTTTTGGTGTTGTTCGGTGGGGCGCTCATGTTGACCCCCGGGTTTTTTACCGATGCTTTGGGGTTCACCATGTTGTTTCCACCCACCCGGTTTTTTTATCGGGCCATCTTGAGCCGGCGTTTGCTGCGTCGAGCAGGAGGGTCTATGGGTGAGACAACCGGAGGCGTGCAGTGGGTGTATTCCGAGCGCCATGATGAACCGCTGGAAGTGCGAGAAATCAAAAACCCTGAAACCAAAGGTTAA